The window CTTCGTGCTCAACAATTATGCCGAAACCACCTTCCTCAAGCGGTTCGGGGTCGAGTACCTGCCCCAGATCACCGCCATCAACGCCATTGTCACCTTCGTTCTGCTCAATTTTTTCGGCGGCCGCCTGGGACGCGTCCGGGGCAACCGGCTCCTCTTCGGCACCCTGCTTTGCTATGCCCTGCTCTCCGCCGCCCTGCGCCTGGCCGTCAACTTTCAGTTCAGCCTCATCTACCCCCTGCTCTACATCCTGAAAACCCAGTACAACGTGCTGCTGGCCTTTCTGTTCTGGAACCTGGCCAGCGACCTTTTCAGTGCCCGCCAGGCCAAGCGTCTCTTTCCGCTGATTACCTCCGGCGGCATCTTCGGCGCCATTTGCGGCAGTCTGGCTACCCCCGTCCTCGTCAACTGGATGCCCACCGACCAACTCCTGCTGGTCTTTGCCCTGATGGCCGGGCTGGCCGCCGTCTGCGCGCTGCCCCTCGGACGGTTCGTTCCCGTCATGCTCTCCTCCCGGCAACGACAGGCACCGGTCAGTGACATATCCCTGCTGGGAGAGTTCCGCCAAGTCGGCCCGCTGCTGCGCAGCTCGACTCTGGCGAAAATCCTGCTCCTGCTCACCCTGCTGCCGAACCTGGTCATCCCCATCCTCAACTACCAGTTCAGCTACATCGCCGACATGTCCTTCGCCGCCGAAAAGTCGCTGATCAACTTCTTCGGCTATTTCCGCAGTATCCAGAACGGCATCGCCCTGGTGCTCAGTCTGGTGGCCGGCCGGCTCTACGGCCGTTTCGGCCTGGCGGTCTCGCTCATGTTCCATCCGGCCAACTATCTTTTCGTCTTTGCCGCCCTGCTGCTGAAATTCAACCTCCCTTCCGCCGTCTACGGCAACCTGTCGGCGGGCGTTCTTCGTCGGGCGATCAACAATCCGGCCGCTTCCGCCCTCTACAGCCTGCTCTCGCCGGAGGAAAGGGCCATCCTGCGCCCCTTCCTGCGCGGTACCGTCGTCCGCATCGCCATCCTCGCCGGCTCGGGACTGCTCTGGTTCAGCAACATGTTCATGCCGCCCCGCTACCTCGCCGTTTACGGCCTCGTTTTCGGCGGACTGTGGCTCACCGCGGTCTTCCGGCTCAAACGCAGTTATCCGGCGATTCTCACCCGAGTGGTCGAACAGACGCTGCCCGACTTCCACCGCATGGGACGGGAATTCGGCATCCTGTTCAAGGGACAGAACCTCGAACAGACCCTGCTCGACCGGTTGCGCGACGCCGAGGGAGAGGAGGCGCGCTGGTGCGCCGAAATGCTCAAGGAGGCGGGCTGCACCGAAAAACTCGACCGGGCCATTCTCGAAAAGCTGCCGCGCACCGACGACCAGACCCGCATCCTGCTTCTGCCCCTGCTGTCGGAACATGCCGGCCGCGAGGTCCTCGACCTGTTCCTTTCGTTGCGCGATCCGCACAAGCCGCAACTGATGCTGGCCCTGGCCTGCACGGCGCATCGTGTCTTCGCCGACATGCCGGGGGACGAAGAGGAAACCACATTCCGGATCGCCGAGATCTCCGAAGTCAAGGCCTGCTTCCTCGGCTGGATGGCCAAGGACGATCCCAAGCTCCTCGACCGAACGATCGCATCCTGGATCGAATCGCCGGACCCCGGCAAGAGACGGGCCGCCTTCCTCGCCCTGCAGGCGCACGGCGAGCCCCGTCACCTGCCCCTGCTCGAACCGCACCTGACGATGGAGCAGGACCGTTCGGTACTGGCTCTGGCTCTCTACGCCCTGCCGAGAGTCGCCGGCAGCCGGAGCGGCGAACTGGTTCTGCCCTTTCTCGGCCATGCCGACCCCCTGGTCCGGCAGGCGGCGGTCAGCGCCCTGTCTCCCGAAGACGAGGCGGGGGCCCTTCGCCTTGTCCAGGCCCTCGGCGATCCGGCCGAAAAGATCCGCAAGCTGGCGATGCGCAAGCTGGAACAGCTTCCTCGCACCCTCTATCCGCTGCTGCTCGAACGCATGACCAGCCACAGCCGCTGGATCCGGGACGGCCTGTTCGAAGTGGCCACCCATCTCGAGCTGCAGGACAAGGACTTCTACCGCTTCTGCCTCAACCAGCTGCGCCAGGCCTACCAGACCCTGCTCTGGAGCGACCCGGTCGCCGACAGGCCGCAGAACGCCGCCTCCCGCCTGCTGCTGCGCCACCTGGAAGAACGGCGGCGGCAGCATCTGGCCAACGCCATCCGGGTGCTGGTGGCACGAGACGAGAACGGACAGCTGGAAACGGCCTGGCGCGCCCTGCAGTCGTCCGAGCTCCGGCAACGCCAGGATGGCATGGAGGCCCTGGAATCGCTGCTCGCCCCCCGTCTGGCCAGGCTGATTCTTCCCCTGCTCGAGGAGACACCGGACAGAAAGCTGTACCGTCTCGCCCATCGGCATCTCGGCCTGAGAAGGGGATCGGAAAAATCGACCTTCGGCCACATGCTGGACGATACCGACTGGGTCACCGTCGTCCTGATGCTGGAATCCCTGGCCGGCTGGAAGGAAGTGGCCGGCTGGAGACAAACCATCGAAAAACTCGCCGCCGAAGGGAAGGCGGCGGTGGCCCATGCCGCCCGGCACGCCCTGCTTGCCGCCGAAGGGACATACGAGGAAGACCTGAGCTGTCTCGTCGACCGTATCGAAAACATCCGCCACGTCGATCTCTTTTCCGAACTGACCACGGCCCAGCTCGCCGCCGCGGCCTGGAAATCGACCGTCATCCGCTGCGCCGACGGCGAGGTGATCGCCGGTACCGAACGGCCGCACAAGGGCCTGCTGCTGACCGTCGAAGGCGAAGTCGCCTTTGTCAGGACGGACCCCGAAGCCAAGGGCCCGGGACGGGAACTGCACCGCATCGGCCCGGGCGACTGGTTCGGGGCCGCGGTCATGTTCGGCATGCCGCCGAAACGGATGCTCGCCGCCGTGGCACGAGGCCGGACCCTGCTGATCCAGATCGACCGGGAGACCTTTCATCAGCTCGTCCTGCAGAATCCGGAACTGGGGCTGAAAATCGCCAAGGGACTGGCCAAGGTGGTCGGCGACGTGCTGCAGGGGCTGAACCGCCCCCCGCGCCGCATCGACGACGAGCGCGGCGACGACATCTACGCCCTGCAGGGGTCCTACTGCAGCAGCGAAGACGAATGCTCTCTCTACGAACGCATGCGCCTGCTGCGCCAGATCGACCTTTTCGTCGACCTCGACAACCGGCCGCTGACCGCCCTGGCCATGGTCGGCCGGGAACAGACCCTGAAAGCCGGGGCCGAACTGCGGGAAAACGACCTCGACGGAACCGGCCTCTTCCTGGTCGCGTCGGGAGAATTGATCGTGGCGCGGCAGCGGCACCCCTTGCAGCGCAAGGGGCCGGGCAGCTATTTCGGCCTGGCATCCCTCTTCGAACTGCATATCGAGGGGCTGGTGATCCGGGCTGAAACCGACAGCCATCTGGTGCGGATTCCGCCGGAGGAATTCCGCGCCAGCGTGCTGGAACATCCGGTGATCGCCATCAAGTGCTGCGAGGCGCTCAGTCGCCTGCAGAGCCGTCTGCTCGACGAGGTTCTCGCCGCCGACACAGTCGAAGGAGCGCCCCCTTGAAGCCGTCAGAGATAAAACTTGTCTGCCTGCCGCCGGACAGGCTGGACGAGAGCCGCCTGGACATGCTGGCCGCCTTCATCCGCCGCCACGGCCGGGTACCGCCCGGCAGGGTGCGCGCCAACCTGGAGAAGGCCTACCGCATCGCCTGGGCCGAAGTCGCCGGCCGCCTGGCCGGGGTCTCCTGCCTGAAACGCCCCCGGCCGGCCTATCTGCAGGACCTGGGCGCTCGGCTCGGTTTCGTTCTGGATGGCTTTCTGGAACGCGGCTATACTTGTGTCAGTCCCGACCGGCAGGGAGCTGGCATCGCCACGGCCCTGACGACCCGGCTGACGGAAGAGGCCGGGGATCGTCCCTTCTACGTTCTGGCGGCCGAAACCAACCCGTCGATCAACAGCATCCTGCTGGCGGGAGGCATGGTCAGAATCAAGGCTTTCGACAGTGAAAAGGCCGGTCGGCGGCTGGCCTTCTGGGTTTCTCCCCCCGGCGCCAGGCGCCTCGGGCTATCCTGACCCCTTACGCAAGCAACAGGAGAAACGATGCGCATCGACAACCTGCGAAAAGAGACGGCCGACGGCCTGGTCCGCATCGCGGCGACCGTGCAGTGGGAAGACTGCGACGCTCCCGACCGGGAGGTCTGGTTTGCCACCGAACCGGAGTACGCGGATGCCCTGTGGCTGACCGCCGATCCCTTTCTGCTCGGCACCCTGCTGCCGGCCCTGGAAAAGGGCGAGCGACGTCTTTCCATCGCCGCCGACCTCTGCCCGCGTCTGCTGGAGGGGCTGCAAACCGCCCTCGGCATCCTTGTCTCCTGGTACGGCGACCGTTACCGGGCCATCCCCATCGAAGGAACCGGGCTGCGACTGCCCCGTCCCGATCGCCTCGACCATACCGCCGTCTTCATGTCCGGCGGCATCGACGCCCTGGCCGCCCTGCGCATCAATCATCTGCACTACCCGCCCGGACATCGCAACCGCATCCGCAGCGGCATTCTGATGCACGGATTCGACATCGGCGGCGTCATCCGGCATGGCAGCAAGCAGCACGTTCACGACCGGGCCCGCCGGTTTCTGCAGCCGGTGGTCGAGGAGACCGGCATCGAACTGATTCCGGCCTGGACCAACGTCCGCCACCTGCACGACGACAGCGCCTTCTTTCTCGGCAAATATTTCGGCGCCCTGCTCTGCAGCATGGCCCAGGCTCTGACCGGCCGTATCGACCGGGTGGTCCTTGCCTCATCCTACGACCTGGAGAATCTCGGGCCCTGCGGTTCGCATCCGATGCTGGACCATCTC is drawn from Geothermobacter ehrlichii and contains these coding sequences:
- a CDS encoding cyclic nucleotide-binding domain-containing protein, which codes for MMSLLRRLAIQDDEAAPFVWSALVLLLVNIASFVLNNYAETTFLKRFGVEYLPQITAINAIVTFVLLNFFGGRLGRVRGNRLLFGTLLCYALLSAALRLAVNFQFSLIYPLLYILKTQYNVLLAFLFWNLASDLFSARQAKRLFPLITSGGIFGAICGSLATPVLVNWMPTDQLLLVFALMAGLAAVCALPLGRFVPVMLSSRQRQAPVSDISLLGEFRQVGPLLRSSTLAKILLLLTLLPNLVIPILNYQFSYIADMSFAAEKSLINFFGYFRSIQNGIALVLSLVAGRLYGRFGLAVSLMFHPANYLFVFAALLLKFNLPSAVYGNLSAGVLRRAINNPAASALYSLLSPEERAILRPFLRGTVVRIAILAGSGLLWFSNMFMPPRYLAVYGLVFGGLWLTAVFRLKRSYPAILTRVVEQTLPDFHRMGREFGILFKGQNLEQTLLDRLRDAEGEEARWCAEMLKEAGCTEKLDRAILEKLPRTDDQTRILLLPLLSEHAGREVLDLFLSLRDPHKPQLMLALACTAHRVFADMPGDEEETTFRIAEISEVKACFLGWMAKDDPKLLDRTIASWIESPDPGKRRAAFLALQAHGEPRHLPLLEPHLTMEQDRSVLALALYALPRVAGSRSGELVLPFLGHADPLVRQAAVSALSPEDEAGALRLVQALGDPAEKIRKLAMRKLEQLPRTLYPLLLERMTSHSRWIRDGLFEVATHLELQDKDFYRFCLNQLRQAYQTLLWSDPVADRPQNAASRLLLRHLEERRRQHLANAIRVLVARDENGQLETAWRALQSSELRQRQDGMEALESLLAPRLARLILPLLEETPDRKLYRLAHRHLGLRRGSEKSTFGHMLDDTDWVTVVLMLESLAGWKEVAGWRQTIEKLAAEGKAAVAHAARHALLAAEGTYEEDLSCLVDRIENIRHVDLFSELTTAQLAAAAWKSTVIRCADGEVIAGTERPHKGLLLTVEGEVAFVRTDPEAKGPGRELHRIGPGDWFGAAVMFGMPPKRMLAAVARGRTLLIQIDRETFHQLVLQNPELGLKIAKGLAKVVGDVLQGLNRPPRRIDDERGDDIYALQGSYCSSEDECSLYERMRLLRQIDLFVDLDNRPLTALAMVGREQTLKAGAELRENDLDGTGLFLVASGELIVARQRHPLQRKGPGSYFGLASLFELHIEGLVIRAETDSHLVRIPPEEFRASVLEHPVIAIKCCEALSRLQSRLLDEVLAADTVEGAPP